In the genome of Aedes aegypti strain LVP_AGWG chromosome 2, AaegL5.0 Primary Assembly, whole genome shotgun sequence, the window GTAAGATTTGATTATAGTGAATATAGTGATTCTGTCCAAGTTGCTTTTAAAAGATGATACAAAAAATCagtgttcctttgattttcGTCAGGAATATTTCCATAAGATGCTCGCCTCTATTTTAAAAGGTGTCATGCACTTCTATGCGAAAGTTTGGATTACCACCTAGAACCATACGAAAATGTTTTGTCCTTTTCTCTGAGATTACACGACCAATTGGAAATCTCtgtataattaatttgaaaggcaatgagttaatatcttcaaaaatattccgcaaaaaaagtaaattttgtttaccaaatttgTACCttaatgtgtgatttttttaaattacactgAAAAACATAGATATCCGACCATTGGATCgaccaagatttttttaagctAACTGGTTCGTCTTCAGAGAATTTCCATAGTCCACCAGAACCATCGAGATTAAAATTATCGAGCTTGTTACAAAAACGAACCTGCCGAAATCAAACGGGCACAGCAGTGCACTTTAACTACTTACTAAATTGACGAGTTTCTATGAATTATTTGACAACaaagttgatattttttttcgcgGCCTCCATATATTGGCTCACGACAGCCCCCTTGGAAATCGCGACCCACATTTAGGGATACTATACCCGTTAAACTATTATTCGTTCCGATCTTTAGGAATTGTAACGACGTGATCAGGAGTAGATGTGAGGCTTCTTTTGTTGTTCATTCTTTATGTAACAAAAAGGGTTAATCCCAAACGTTTTTGCCACACCTTATATTGGTTTTATCAAAACCGGTAGCAGACAGTACAGTCTTCCACGATTTGTACAGTCTGTTGTCAATTAACAATGTTTTTATTCAGAACATTCTTTAGGTACCTATCACTAAATATTTGGGCGTTCGGATTTTAAACTAACTATACTGAGATCAACATCGATAACTTTCGTCGTTTACTGTTACATCACAAAATGTCCCCTGTTACAACAATTTCAACGTTACTGAACGAAACTTAAAGCTCTTGTTAAATAATCTACAGGCAAAAAAATCGTTAATTACAACTCAAATCCACCACACATATCCCATCTCGCGCAGTGCTATCCCTCGATTCGCATTCACAGATACTTGGCCGACAGTTCCTCGACAAACTTAACGTACGCCTCCTTGGCCGCATCCTGGCTGGTTCCTTTCTTGTCCGACCACGCCTGCCACTTGGCCTTGCCCTTCAGGTCGAACATGCCGGGCTTTTCGGTGGTGTTGTCCCCGACGGAGGCCTGCTTGAACAGGGCGTACAGCTCCAGCAGTTCCTGGTCCGACGGCCGTTTCGTGAAGGTCTTCACCTTTTCGGCGGCTTCGTTGAATTGCTGGTTGGCGGGAAATCGGTTGACAACACGGGGGTGAAAAAAGAGGGTTTGATTTTGTACATTAGCGATAAAGGTTGTGTGATTTATGGTCTACGTGAGCTAATCAGAATTGCACAAAAAGCGATATTGTTTCGTAATAGAGGAAAGTCATGTTGAGGTGCTTAAATTTGTTTGAGGCTTTCTTATCAGTCGATTTACTTTTAGTCATTTATTCTGCTAGTTGAGTGCTTATAAAATTCGAACGGTCGACGGACTTTTCTTATCAGTGCTGGATGAGTGTTTATGGATGGAATGACTGTTCAATCGAAAGATTGAAGAACATCGCACCATTATGAAGGTGCAATGGAAGTCAAACTTGTGTAATTAAACGGTTAAAATGTAAGGGAAATGCTTACCTGATCCAGAGACATTTTGAAGGGTTATTGAGAGCTTCAACTGTAAAAgagaaatatatttgatttcaCGTTTAGTATTCAGTTTTATTCAAGGTTTTTATTTGAGAAATTGCATTTATCATTATCTATCATTGTCATTATCGGCTAAGTCCTTGGAATTCAGAAGCTATTCTTGCAATATCTAAAACTTTATAGAAGATCTgctagaatttctggagatatttttgaaagagttcaaaattaattgtttaattCTGTAgtaggggtcttccttagccgagtggttacagtccgcggctacaaaacaaagccatgctgaagatgtctaaGTTCCATTccaggtcggtccaggatctttttgtaatggaaatttccttgacttccctgggcatagagtatcatcgtgccacacgatatgcgaatgcaaaaatggcaactttggcgaagaaagctcgcagttaataactgtgaaggtgctcattgaacaccaaGCTGACAAGCAAGCTCtatcccagtaaggacgtaatgccaataagaagaagaattctGTAGTGACACTGTAgaaaaatttcctttaaaatcctcagaagaatcgCTAGTGCtacttacaaaaaaaatatcttgaaaatacttGGATGAGTCTCTGGTAGATTTTCCTGAAGAATACTAGTGTGATATTTCATGGGTAaatctttaaataaatttctcggAAAGTTTTGCAGTATTTTCGCAGAAGTGTTTGAAACAATAGCTGGATGCATTAGACTAGATTTTTTTAGGAACATTTTATCGGGATATTTTTGGAGAACTGCAAGGGAGCAACAACAAAATGATTTTTAGAAGAATCTACACATATGAGGAAGCACTTGAAGATttttcagtgaaaaaatgctgagggATCTACGGAGCACTGCTCggagaaatcattgaaaacaattgaatcaTGTGTTATTGCTTCtaaaaaaagtgaaatattGGAAGTCTATCGATTTCTTTGGGGGGTAatcatttaatgattttttgcagGAAATCTTGGATTATATCAGCTGATAAGTTTTAAAGCATTCTTTAAATAAATTATGAGAAAAATCAGAAGGGAAGCTTTAGGAAGAACATCGAAAACAGTGTTCAGACTTTGAAAATTCAACGATCATTGATACatgagccataatttcatcccatttatccgcctgcattcacacAATACGCGTGACATTTATCATTCGTGAAATGTAACGAGCCATGAAAGGAAAAAAGACCAACACACACAACCCTaggcgccgatcactgtgtgtcaaaaGCTGTATGCTACCAAAAGGGTGTTCGATTATCCAATAGATTAGAATCAAGTTGTTTGAGGATgctttaccagaaaatatgaaggTTATTACCAACTTTATGCAAAACATTAATttcccgaatggctcgataccgtTATAGTCTGTgtgagttgctgctcttgaacgctctctcgcCACGTACCAAGCAATAGAGTGATTGGCAAAATTCAgctctccgattgcgatgtgccacgaacttttatggttcacgaactgttaccctctccgaatatggttcgattggcttattcggatcaaaatccaaacactgacagtattggaagtttttttttatgaactttgtgaagaatttgcaacaaaaaatcaCTCCTGGAGGTAATTCTGGCGAGACTCATAAAATTTCTAGTGCTTTTTCTTGAAGAGAACTTGGAATAGTTCAATAAAGGAAAAACTCAGATTTCTCTGCATTTTTTTCGCAGAAAAAGCTGTAGTGAGATCAGATAGCCAAGCAAAACTCCAGAAAAATCTGTTGATAATCAACCAAAGAATTAgtttaaatgattttctgtgCGAATCTCAAGAGGAACTCACTGAAAAAGTATGGAAATATCTCATAAAGAACTCCCAAAGGGgattctcagagaaatctcttcaaagcatATGGTTGAATACCCAGAAAATTTCATGGAAGAATCGCATGGGATATTCCTTGTGAATTCttctgagaaatttttttttactctaCTAGCACTTTTCATGTAATAAATAGTGTCCATAGTTCTGAAGAGATGAGCCACGCTCGTTGAAGCCCGAGGTTATATAaagatattaatatttttttccgtaatgaatattttaaattacaaatat includes:
- the LOC5571685 gene encoding acyl-CoA-binding protein homolog, translated to MSLDQQFNEAAEKVKTFTKRPSDQELLELYALFKQASVGDNTTEKPGMFDLKGKAKWQAWSDKKGTSQDAAKEAYVKFVEELSAKYL